A region of the Deltaproteobacteria bacterium genome:
GTGCAATCTCCGCTCTGCCAGGCGCTCGCCGCACTTCGGGCAGCGCATCAGGGCGGCTTGCTTGAGCGTGTCTTCGGCCTGACCGGCCTGGGCCTGCTTGATCTTATCGAGCAGCTCGCGGTCGCGCTGGGCGAAGTACTGGTCCTCGCGCCCGCGCTCGACGTCACGCAGCTTGTCTCCCAAACGGTCTTTCTCATCCATTGCTCTGACCTCCACGGTTAGCGCTAAGCCGGCGGTGCGGCCAATGCGAGCGCAGCCACTCCAGGCAGCGCCGGGCGTACACGCTCTCGCTACTCAACAACGTCAAGCCGATAACGAGAAACAGGATGCCCTGGAGGACCGGCAGCACTAGACCCGCCACGCCCAGGCCCAGCAAGAACACGCCGGCTCCTATTCGTGCGACGCGCACGGCCGCTTGCCGCATCAGGACTCCCGTCCATCGCCTGGCCCCTGGCGCGCCAGCCGCCGCAGCACGCGCTCTTTCAT
Encoded here:
- a CDS encoding zf-TFIIB domain-containing protein, translating into MDEKDRLGDKLRDVERGREDQYFAQRDRELLDKIKQAQAGQAEDTLKQAALMRCPKCGERLAERRLHDVVVDECRACQGIWLDHGELIRVARLESEGWIARWLRSLTEG